The following is a genomic window from Thioclava electrotropha.
CGAACTCGTCGCGCAGCTCCGCCAGATAGGCGCCGCCGAGCTTGAGGTTATAAGTCGCATCCGTCGTCAGCCGTGCCTTCTCGTAGGGCAGGCCGGTTTTATCCGCCATCATTTTTGCGGTGCCGGGCATCAGCTGCATCAGGCCCTGCGCGCCCACCGGAGAGCCCACGCCGATCGCGAACTGGCTTTCGCGCCGGGCGACCGCGAGGACGACTTCTTCCGGCACGCCCAGATCATGGCTCGTCAGCCCCGGGATTGGCCAGAGCGCCTGCGCGATGATTTCGCCCTTCAGCGCGGCGCGTTTGCCGATGATCAGCGCGAGATAGGTGTCGTCCTCTTCCAGCGCGTACTTCGTGAGCGCGCCGAAATTGCCCGGTCCGAGGCTTTCCTCAAGATGTAGCACGAAGCGCGCGCCCAGCTCGTTCTCGCCCGCCTCGTAAAGCAGTTGCGCGGCCTTGAAGACGGAAGAATGGCGCAGCTTGTACCGGCGCCAGTCGGGCAGCTCGGGGCCCTTGGAGAAATTCGCGGGCAGGGACAGGTTCAGCCGCTCCGCCGACAGGAGCCCGTAATAGGCGTCCTGATTTTCCGCGCCTTTGCGCCACGCGGCCTTGGCCTCATCGCTGCGCCCCAGAACCTCCAGCGCGCGGCCTTGCCAATACCATGCCCGCGACGACGAGATTGGGCCGTCCACCGCCTTTTCGAGATTGTGGAAATGGCTGTAGGCCGTATCGGCACGGCCCAGTTTCAGCGCGGCATAGCCCGCGACCCATTCGAGATCGGCGTAATCCGCGCCGCCCGGTTCCAGATGGTGCGAGGAGGCCAGATCATAGGCGCGCTGCGTATTGCCCGCGCGCAGGTCCCAGCGCGACTGATAGCCGCGGAGCGTCGCCCAAAGGTCGGGGTCTTCCAGATCGGTTGCGGATTTCGACCGTTCGAGGATCAGCTCTGCCGCGCCGTCTTCCAGCCCGGCGCGCCAGCGCCACATTGCGCGGTCGCGGGCAAGCCCTGCGGAGCGCTCGACCATATAGCTGGGCACGGCGGCGACGAGATCGTCAACGCCCTGCTCGCGCGCCTGCAGGGCGATCCGCGCCTCGGCCACGGCCTTGGTGCCGGGCGTGACCAAACCAATCATCCGGCGCGCATCCGACAGATGCCCGCGATCGAGCATGTTCTGCATCCGCCCGCCATGATCGGCAGAGATAAGCGACGGGTAGTCGGCGAGAAATTTCGCCTGCTCGTCTCCGTCCATCGGCAGTTGGCGCCATGCTGTCTTGGCGACCTCAGCCGCCAGCGCCTTCTGGCCCAAGGCGAGATGCGCACCGATCAACGCCAGTGCGCCAGTGCCGGTCTGCGGCGGGCCGAGTTTGAAATAGGCGATCACCTCGCGCGGCGGGATGCCGTCGAGCGTGGCCTCGCCTTTTTCGCGCAGCCACGGCATGCCGGGCCAATCGGCGCGGCGAGTGGCAAAATCGAGATAGTCGGCGAAGTCTCCTTCGCCGTCGCGCAGCCGTTTCCACTCGATGACATCGAAGCCCAAAGGACCGACGCGGCGTGCGAGATTTTCAGCCTCGTCCCAGTTCCCGGAATTGGCCGCGGCGAAAGCATCGGACAGCGCCGAACTCGCGGCGCGAAGCGCGGCCGGCGAGAGCGCGAAACTCGAAGCCGCAAGAG
Proteins encoded in this region:
- a CDS encoding lytic transglycosylase domain-containing protein; protein product: MIRRQFLAALAASSFALSPAALRAASSALSDAFAAANSGNWDEAENLARRVGPLGFDVIEWKRLRDGEGDFADYLDFATRRADWPGMPWLREKGEATLDGIPPREVIAYFKLGPPQTGTGALALIGAHLALGQKALAAEVAKTAWRQLPMDGDEQAKFLADYPSLISADHGGRMQNMLDRGHLSDARRMIGLVTPGTKAVAEARIALQAREQGVDDLVAAVPSYMVERSAGLARDRAMWRWRAGLEDGAAELILERSKSATDLEDPDLWATLRGYQSRWDLRAGNTQRAYDLASSHHLEPGGADYADLEWVAGYAALKLGRADTAYSHFHNLEKAVDGPISSSRAWYWQGRALEVLGRSDEAKAAWRKGAENQDAYYGLLSAERLNLSLPANFSKGPELPDWRRYKLRHSSVFKAAQLLYEAGENELGARFVLHLEESLGPGNFGALTKYALEEDDTYLALIIGKRAALKGEIIAQALWPIPGLTSHDLGVPEEVVLAVARRESQFAIGVGSPVGAQGLMQLMPGTAKMMADKTGLPYEKARLTTDATYNLKLGGAYLAELRDEFGPSSVLVASGYNAGPGRPRSWMEDRGDPRIGTVDVIDWVEMIPFTETRNYVMRVSEAIPPYRARLGKAEVKFTDILRGEVKD